A genomic window from Serratia liquefaciens includes:
- the uraD gene encoding 2-oxo-4-hydroxy-4-carboxy-5-ureidoimidazoline decarboxylase has translation MNLQQFNQLPVAEAERLLRPCVNIATWIASVIAARPFSSSDAALAVAWQAAQRWRPEEVSQALAQHPRIGERAAGQGQEAQFSKREQSAVNARDPELAQALLVGNRRYEQQFGQVFLIRAAGRDGRAILSELERRLNNDVEQERQETAEQLREIVMLRFKELLSDE, from the coding sequence ATGAATCTGCAGCAGTTTAATCAGTTGCCCGTGGCGGAAGCCGAGCGTTTGCTGCGGCCCTGCGTGAACATTGCAACCTGGATAGCCTCCGTGATTGCGGCCCGGCCGTTCAGCAGCAGCGATGCCGCGTTGGCGGTGGCCTGGCAGGCGGCGCAGCGTTGGCGACCTGAAGAGGTCAGCCAGGCATTGGCGCAGCACCCGCGCATTGGCGAACGTGCCGCAGGCCAGGGGCAAGAGGCGCAGTTCTCCAAGCGTGAACAGTCGGCGGTCAATGCCCGGGATCCGGAATTGGCTCAGGCGCTGCTGGTGGGTAACCGGCGTTATGAACAGCAGTTTGGTCAGGTGTTTTTGATCCGTGCCGCCGGTCGAGATGGGCGAGCCATTCTGAGTGAGCTGGAACGACGCTTGAACAACGACGTGGAGCAGGAACGGCAGGAAACCGCCGAACAGCTGCGCGAAATCGTGATGCTGCGTTTTAAGGAGTTACTGAGCGATGAGTAA
- the uraH gene encoding hydroxyisourate hydrolase — MSNISTHILDTSLGKPAAKVRVWLEREQQGQWRAIAESTTDADGRARELTPNELPAGHYRLHADVGSYFTAGQRETLYATAIIDFVIKDAAQHYHLPLLISPYSYSTYRGS, encoded by the coding sequence ATGAGTAATATCAGCACCCATATTTTGGATACTTCCCTGGGGAAACCGGCGGCAAAGGTGCGAGTCTGGCTGGAACGGGAACAGCAGGGGCAATGGCGGGCGATAGCCGAAAGCACCACCGATGCCGATGGCCGCGCCCGTGAACTAACGCCGAATGAGCTGCCCGCGGGGCATTACCGCCTGCATGCCGACGTGGGCAGTTACTTTACCGCTGGTCAGCGCGAAACGCTGTACGCCACGGCGATCATCGATTTTGTCATCAAGGATGCGGCGCAGCATTACCATTTACCGCTGCTCATCAGCCCGTATTCCTATTCAACCTACCGGGGCAGCTAA
- a CDS encoding nucleobase:cation symporter-2 family protein codes for MALSQDKGAASCCPEDEKLPLVKTFAYGLQHILTMYGGIIAPPLIIGSAAGLDAAQIGMLVTAALFVSGLATLLQTLGAPGFGSRLPLVQGVSFAGVATMVTIVTGDGGLPAVFGAVIAASLIGLLIAPFFSQIIRYFPPVVTGTVVTVIGLSLMPVAVRWAMGGNARAADWGSTGNIGLAAFTLAVILLLHKVGSPALKRLSVLLAMAVGCVVAAWVGKLNFAAVGHGPWLAFPAPFAYGWPTFELSAVLSMLLIVLVLLTETTAGLMAVGEIVGSPVNARRIANGLRADMLSSALSPVFNSFPQSSFAQNIGLVAITGVKSRFVVSAGGAILVLLGLMPVLGRLVACIPLPVLGGAGVVLFGSVAASGIRTLAKVEYKDNMNLVVVATAIAFGMIPIVMPTFYDQFPNWVRTLLHSGISASCLVALLLNLLFNRIEGTEEKTAEEELS; via the coding sequence ATGGCTCTGTCTCAGGATAAGGGCGCGGCTTCGTGCTGCCCGGAAGATGAAAAACTGCCGCTGGTAAAAACCTTCGCCTACGGCCTGCAACATATTCTGACCATGTATGGCGGCATCATTGCGCCGCCATTGATCATAGGTTCTGCCGCAGGTTTAGACGCCGCGCAAATTGGCATGCTGGTGACGGCAGCGCTGTTTGTCAGCGGTTTGGCGACGTTATTGCAAACGCTTGGTGCGCCGGGTTTCGGCTCTCGTTTGCCGTTGGTACAGGGCGTTTCCTTTGCGGGGGTCGCGACCATGGTGACCATAGTCACTGGCGACGGCGGGTTGCCTGCGGTGTTTGGTGCGGTGATCGCGGCTTCGTTGATTGGGTTACTGATTGCGCCGTTTTTCTCGCAGATCATTCGCTATTTTCCGCCGGTAGTGACCGGCACCGTGGTCACGGTGATTGGGCTGTCGCTGATGCCGGTGGCGGTGCGCTGGGCGATGGGCGGCAACGCCAGGGCGGCAGATTGGGGATCAACCGGGAATATTGGCCTGGCGGCTTTTACGCTTGCGGTTATTTTGTTGCTGCACAAGGTGGGTTCCCCGGCGTTAAAACGGTTATCGGTGCTGCTGGCGATGGCGGTCGGCTGTGTGGTGGCAGCGTGGGTGGGCAAGCTGAACTTCGCCGCCGTAGGCCACGGGCCCTGGCTGGCATTCCCTGCGCCCTTTGCCTACGGTTGGCCAACCTTTGAGCTGAGCGCGGTGCTATCCATGCTGTTGATCGTGCTGGTATTACTCACGGAAACCACCGCCGGGCTGATGGCCGTCGGCGAGATTGTCGGTTCGCCGGTGAATGCGCGCCGTATCGCCAATGGGCTGCGTGCCGATATGTTGTCCAGCGCACTGTCGCCGGTATTCAACTCGTTTCCGCAAAGCTCGTTTGCCCAGAATATCGGGCTGGTGGCGATCACCGGCGTGAAGAGCCGCTTTGTGGTCAGCGCCGGCGGGGCGATTCTGGTGCTGCTGGGGTTGATGCCGGTTCTGGGACGGCTGGTGGCCTGCATTCCGCTGCCGGTCCTGGGCGGCGCGGGTGTGGTGCTGTTCGGCTCGGTGGCCGCCAGCGGCATCCGCACTCTGGCCAAGGTCGAGTACAAGGACAACATGAATCTGGTGGTGGTGGCGACGGCGATTGCCTTTGGCATGATCCCGATCGTGATGCCGACCTTCTACGATCAATTCCCGAACTGGGTGCGCACTTTGCTGCATTCAGGCATCAGTGCCTCGTGCCTGGTGGCGCTGTTGCTGAACCTGTTGTTTAACCGCATTGAGGGGACAGAAGAAAAAACGGCGGAAGAAGAGCTTTCATGA
- a CDS encoding amidohydrolase produces the protein MSTLKITLLQQPLVWRDGQANLQHFDALLAPLSGRDLIVLPEMFTTGFAMDAGESALPEQQVIDWLHGWANKSNALVGGSVALKTAEGAVNRFLLVEPNGRVHAYDKRHLFRMAGEHLHYQAGKRREIFEWRGWRILPQICYDLRFPVWSRYQQDYDLALYVANWPAPRSKHWQTLLAARAIENQVYVAGCNRVGEDGNGLNYSGDSLILSPQGETLAQAEPGIAARLDAELSLETLQSYRSAFPAWRDADSFLRHD, from the coding sequence ATGTCGACTTTAAAAATTACCCTGTTGCAGCAACCCCTGGTGTGGCGCGATGGCCAAGCCAATCTGCAACATTTTGACGCCTTGCTGGCCCCCTTGAGTGGCCGCGATCTGATCGTATTGCCGGAGATGTTTACTACCGGTTTTGCTATGGATGCCGGGGAAAGTGCACTGCCGGAACAGCAGGTAATTGACTGGCTGCACGGCTGGGCGAACAAAAGTAACGCTCTGGTTGGCGGCAGCGTGGCGCTGAAAACCGCCGAGGGCGCGGTTAACCGTTTCCTGCTGGTGGAGCCCAACGGCCGGGTACATGCCTACGATAAGCGCCACCTGTTTCGCATGGCGGGTGAACACCTGCACTATCAGGCAGGCAAACGGCGTGAAATCTTCGAATGGCGCGGCTGGCGCATCCTGCCACAAATCTGCTACGACCTGCGTTTTCCGGTCTGGTCTCGCTACCAGCAGGATTACGATCTGGCGCTGTACGTCGCCAATTGGCCGGCACCACGCAGCAAACACTGGCAAACGCTGCTGGCGGCACGCGCCATTGAGAATCAGGTCTATGTGGCCGGTTGCAACCGCGTCGGCGAAGACGGCAACGGTCTGAACTACAGCGGTGACAGCCTGATCCTCAGCCCACAGGGCGAAACGCTGGCGCAGGCGGAGCCCGGTATTGCCGCACGGCTTGACGCGGAACTGTCGCTGGAAACCCTGCAAAGCTATCGCAGCGCCTTCCCGGCCTGGCGAGATGCCGACAGTTTCCTGCGCCACGATTAA
- a CDS encoding pyridoxal phosphate-dependent aminotransferase, which yields MSTSALIPESKLPALGTTIFTQMSALAAQHQAINLSQGFPDFDGPDYLKERLTWHVSQGANQYAPMTGVAPLREAIAEKTAALYGWLPDATTEVTVTAGATEALFAAISALVRPGDEVICFDPSYDSYAPAVTLSGGTLKRIALQPPAFSVDWQQFEELLSPRTRLVILNTPHNPSATAWQAEDMQQLWHAIGDREIYVLSDEVYEHICFAKGGHASVLAHPQLRQRAIAVSSFGKTFHMTGWKVGYCVAPAALSAEVRKVHQYLTFSVNTPAQFALADMLRSEPEHWQQLSAFYRAKRDRFVQALSNSRLEILPCEGTYFLLADYSAVSDLDDVAFCHWLTEHVGVAAIPLSVFCADPFPHKLIRLCFAKQDATLDAAAERLCRL from the coding sequence ATGAGCACTTCAGCATTGATTCCCGAAAGCAAACTGCCCGCTCTGGGCACCACCATTTTCACTCAGATGAGCGCGCTGGCAGCGCAGCATCAGGCGATCAACCTGTCGCAAGGCTTCCCCGATTTCGATGGCCCGGACTACCTGAAAGAGCGTCTGACCTGGCATGTCAGCCAGGGCGCAAACCAATATGCACCGATGACCGGCGTCGCGCCCCTGCGCGAAGCCATCGCCGAGAAAACGGCGGCGCTGTATGGCTGGCTGCCGGATGCGACCACCGAGGTTACCGTCACGGCGGGGGCTACCGAAGCGCTGTTCGCCGCCATCAGCGCGCTGGTGCGTCCCGGTGATGAAGTGATTTGCTTCGATCCCAGCTATGACAGCTATGCGCCGGCGGTCACCTTGTCCGGCGGTACGCTGAAACGCATTGCGCTGCAGCCACCGGCCTTTAGCGTCGATTGGCAACAGTTCGAAGAATTATTGTCGCCCCGCACCCGCCTGGTGATCCTCAATACGCCGCACAACCCTTCCGCCACCGCCTGGCAGGCTGAAGATATGCAGCAGCTGTGGCATGCCATCGGCGATCGTGAAATCTATGTGCTCAGCGATGAAGTCTACGAGCACATTTGTTTCGCCAAAGGGGGGCATGCCAGCGTGCTGGCCCACCCGCAGCTGCGCCAACGCGCCATTGCGGTGTCATCTTTCGGTAAAACCTTCCACATGACCGGCTGGAAAGTGGGTTATTGCGTCGCGCCGGCAGCGCTGAGTGCGGAAGTGCGCAAGGTGCACCAGTACCTGACCTTCTCGGTTAACACCCCGGCACAGTTTGCGCTGGCCGATATGCTGCGCAGCGAGCCGGAACACTGGCAGCAGCTCTCAGCGTTTTACCGCGCCAAGCGCGACCGTTTCGTGCAGGCGCTGTCCAATAGTCGACTGGAAATTTTACCCTGCGAAGGGACATACTTCTTACTGGCGGATTACAGCGCCGTCTCGGATCTGGACGACGTGGCATTTTGCCATTGGTTAACCGAGCACGTAGGCGTGGCGGCTATCCCGCTGTCGGTCTTCTGTGCCGATCCTTTCCCTCATAAATTGATCCGGCTGTGCTTCGCTAAACAGGATGCCACGCTGGATGCAGCTGCGGAGCGGTTATGTCGACTTTAA
- a CDS encoding methylthioribulose 1-phosphate dehydratase, translated as MTENPQLTALLSACHWIGEKGWCPATGGNMSLRLDDRHCLVTESGKDKGSLSESDFLLVETATNHVPSGRTPSAETGLHTLIYRLYPQIGAVLHTHSVNATVLSRVESSERLVLQGYEMQKSLAGQSSHLDTVAIPIFDNDQDIPRLAARVAAYAEVTPLQYGFLVRGHGLYCWGRQVAEARRHLEGLEFLFQCELQRRLLEAK; from the coding sequence ATGACCGAAAATCCGCAACTTACAGCGCTGTTGTCTGCCTGTCACTGGATTGGCGAAAAGGGCTGGTGCCCGGCGACCGGCGGCAACATGTCGCTGCGTCTTGATGACCGGCACTGTCTGGTGACCGAATCCGGCAAGGATAAAGGCAGCCTGAGCGAATCGGATTTCCTGCTGGTGGAAACGGCCACCAACCATGTGCCGAGCGGCCGCACGCCCTCGGCGGAAACCGGCCTGCATACCCTGATTTACCGGCTGTATCCGCAGATTGGCGCGGTGTTGCATACGCATTCGGTGAATGCGACAGTGTTGTCACGCGTTGAATCCAGTGAGCGTTTGGTGCTGCAGGGTTATGAGATGCAAAAATCTCTCGCCGGGCAGAGCTCTCATCTGGATACCGTAGCGATCCCCATTTTCGACAACGATCAGGACATTCCGCGCTTGGCCGCGCGCGTCGCGGCCTATGCCGAAGTGACGCCTTTGCAGTACGGTTTTCTGGTGCGGGGTCACGGCCTGTATTGCTGGGGCCGCCAGGTTGCGGAGGCTCGTCGTCACCTTGAAGGGCTGGAATTCCTGTTCCAGTGCGAACTGCAACGCCGTTTACTGGAGGCAAAATGA
- the mtnC gene encoding acireductone synthase, producing the protein MIRAIVTDIEGTTSDIRFVHQVLFPYARERLAPFIRQHQAEAEVAAPLAALRHEIDQPQADIEQLIAALYRFMDEDRKSTALKALQGIIWRSGYHNGDFRGHLYSEVAGQLSAWQQQGLKLYVYSSGSVEAQKLLFGNSDAGDLQPLFSGYFDTHVGAKRDTASYRNIANEIGIAANELLFLSDIHQELDAARAAGWHTCQLIRDDADAQSRHPQVNRFDHIDLGEFAS; encoded by the coding sequence ATGATCCGCGCCATCGTCACTGACATTGAAGGTACCACCAGCGATATCCGCTTTGTTCATCAGGTGCTGTTTCCCTATGCGCGTGAACGTTTGGCCCCGTTTATCCGTCAGCACCAGGCAGAGGCAGAGGTGGCTGCGCCGCTGGCTGCCCTGCGACATGAGATTGACCAACCGCAGGCGGATATTGAGCAACTTATTGCCGCGCTCTACCGTTTTATGGACGAAGATCGCAAATCCACCGCGCTGAAGGCACTGCAAGGCATCATCTGGCGCAGCGGCTACCACAACGGTGATTTCCGCGGGCATTTATACTCTGAAGTGGCCGGGCAACTGAGCGCCTGGCAGCAGCAGGGACTGAAGCTATACGTTTACTCTTCCGGCTCGGTGGAAGCTCAGAAACTGCTGTTCGGCAACAGTGATGCCGGCGATCTGCAGCCATTGTTCAGCGGGTATTTCGATACCCACGTCGGGGCCAAGCGTGACACCGCCTCGTACCGCAATATTGCTAATGAAATCGGTATCGCCGCCAACGAGCTGCTGTTCCTTTCCGATATTCATCAAGAGCTGGATGCCGCGCGAGCCGCCGGTTGGCACACCTGTCAGCTGATCCGCGACGACGCCGATGCGCAGAGCCGGCACCCGCAGGTTAACCGTTTTGATCACATCGATTTAGGGGAGTTTGCCTCATGA
- a CDS encoding 1,2-dihydroxy-3-keto-5-methylthiopentene dioxygenase has translation MSGLTIFSDKEPQQPLWQSRDAEAIQQQLAQIGVRFERWQADRELGDNPEPAAVIAAYQHEIDRLVAEKGYQSWDVISMRPDNAQREVLREKFLSEHTHGEDEVRFFVEGAGLFCLHLNGKIYQILCEKNDLISVPADTRHWFDMGSAPNFTAIRVFDNPEGWVAHFTGDKIADAYPRLN, from the coding sequence ATGAGTGGATTGACGATTTTCAGCGATAAAGAGCCGCAGCAGCCGCTGTGGCAGAGCCGCGATGCCGAAGCTATTCAGCAGCAATTGGCACAAATCGGCGTGCGTTTTGAACGCTGGCAGGCCGATCGTGAACTGGGCGACAACCCGGAGCCGGCGGCGGTGATTGCCGCCTACCAGCATGAAATTGACCGTCTGGTGGCGGAAAAAGGCTACCAGAGTTGGGATGTGATCAGCATGCGTCCGGACAACGCCCAGCGCGAAGTGCTGCGCGAGAAGTTTCTTTCCGAACACACCCATGGTGAAGATGAAGTGCGGTTTTTTGTCGAAGGCGCGGGGCTGTTCTGTCTGCATCTGAACGGCAAGATCTACCAGATCCTGTGCGAGAAGAACGATCTGATTTCCGTGCCGGCAGACACTCGCCATTGGTTTGATATGGGATCAGCACCGAATTTCACGGCGATCCGCGTGTTCGATAACCCGGAAGGCTGGGTGGCGCATTTCACCGGCGATAAAATCGCCGATGCTTATCCGCGTCTCAACTGA
- the mtnA gene encoding S-methyl-5-thioribose-1-phosphate isomerase produces MQALNTTSLTLSDNRLWILDQQALPQEKQWRTCDSVEELVEHIHSLRVRGAPLIGLSASLLLALLAERGLPREQLEQALITLRASRPTAVNLMNNLDRMKLALAQPHWVPAMVEEALRLVEEDRKLCDRIADHGAELVKPGSRLLTHCNTGGLATAGIGTAIGVLLRAHQQGKVQQVWVDETRPLLQGGRLTAWELGELGIPYRLICDAMAASLMAQGQVDAVWVGADRIAANGDVANKIGTYSLAVLAHYHNIPFYVAAPHTTHDPHCPNGAAIPIEQRAATEVTGVSGSFGSCQWAPTGAPVYNPAFDVTPAKLISGWVFDSGVISPQQVNDGILQRALG; encoded by the coding sequence ATGCAAGCGCTTAACACCACCAGTTTGACCCTGAGTGACAACCGACTTTGGATCCTCGATCAGCAGGCTTTGCCGCAGGAAAAACAGTGGCGAACCTGCGACAGCGTAGAGGAGCTGGTTGAGCATATTCACAGCTTGCGGGTGCGGGGCGCACCGCTGATCGGCCTGTCCGCCAGCCTGCTGTTGGCCCTGTTGGCAGAGCGTGGGCTGCCGCGTGAACAGCTTGAGCAAGCGCTGATCACTCTGCGTGCTTCAAGGCCGACGGCGGTCAATCTGATGAACAATCTGGACCGCATGAAGCTGGCACTAGCGCAACCACACTGGGTGCCGGCGATGGTGGAAGAAGCCTTGCGGTTAGTGGAAGAAGACCGCAAATTGTGCGATCGCATTGCCGACCACGGGGCCGAACTGGTCAAGCCCGGCAGCCGTCTGTTGACCCATTGCAACACCGGTGGGTTAGCCACCGCCGGCATCGGTACCGCCATCGGCGTGCTGTTGCGCGCCCATCAGCAGGGAAAAGTGCAACAGGTGTGGGTGGATGAAACACGACCGCTGCTGCAGGGTGGCCGTTTAACCGCCTGGGAGCTGGGCGAGTTGGGTATTCCTTATCGGTTGATTTGCGACGCTATGGCCGCCAGCCTGATGGCGCAGGGCCAGGTCGACGCCGTCTGGGTGGGTGCCGATCGCATCGCCGCCAACGGTGACGTCGCCAATAAAATTGGCACTTACAGCCTGGCGGTCCTGGCGCATTACCACAACATCCCATTCTACGTCGCCGCCCCGCATACAACGCACGATCCCCACTGTCCGAACGGCGCAGCCATCCCTATCGAGCAGCGCGCCGCAACTGAGGTGACCGGCGTGTCGGGCAGTTTTGGCTCATGCCAATGGGCACCAACCGGTGCGCCGGTTTACAACCCGGCGTTTGACGTCACACCGGCGAAGCTTATCAGCGGTTGGGTATTTGACAGCGGCGTGATTTCGCCACAGCAGGTCAATGATGGGATTTTACAGCGGGCGTTAGGCTAA
- the mtnK gene encoding S-methyl-5-thioribose kinase, translating into MSHYRTFTAADAVEYARQYGQLADPLALVSADEIGDGNLNLVFKIRDRDGVSRVIVKQALPYVRCVGESWPLTLDRARIEAETLLIHGGFCPRHTVKVLHHDPELAVMVQEDLSDHHIWRSELLKGHYYPLAAGQLAEYLAQTLFHTSDFYQTAQAKKAEVSRFTNPELCQITEDLFFTDPYIDHERNQFDPALLPQVLELRDDSALKLAVAGLKHRFLSKAEALLHGDIHSGSIFVAEGKLKAIDAEFGFYGPIGFDVGSALGNLLLNYCGLPGLLGPRDAAAGREQRLQDVRELWLIFADRFLALCHQYTREPALAVPGYAEQFLQQVWSDAVGYCGSELIRRTIGLAHVADLDSISDAEMRAECQRHALSLGRALIVNASQIEHIDALLARIRQNG; encoded by the coding sequence ATGTCGCATTATCGTACGTTTACTGCTGCCGATGCCGTTGAGTATGCCCGCCAATACGGGCAGTTAGCCGATCCGCTGGCGCTGGTTAGCGCTGACGAGATTGGTGACGGCAATCTGAACCTGGTGTTCAAGATCCGCGATCGCGACGGCGTGAGCAGGGTGATCGTTAAACAGGCGCTGCCGTACGTACGCTGCGTGGGCGAATCCTGGCCGCTGACCCTGGATCGGGCGCGAATTGAAGCGGAAACTCTGTTGATCCACGGCGGTTTTTGCCCAAGGCATACGGTAAAAGTATTGCATCACGATCCCGAGCTGGCGGTGATGGTGCAGGAAGATCTTTCCGACCACCATATCTGGCGCAGTGAATTGCTCAAGGGCCACTATTACCCTCTGGCGGCCGGGCAATTGGCAGAGTATTTGGCGCAGACCCTGTTTCATACCTCCGATTTTTATCAGACGGCACAGGCGAAAAAAGCCGAAGTCAGCCGCTTCACCAACCCAGAACTGTGTCAGATCACCGAAGATCTTTTCTTTACCGATCCCTATATCGATCATGAGCGTAATCAGTTTGATCCTGCGCTGTTGCCCCAGGTGCTAGAGCTGCGTGACGATTCAGCGTTGAAGCTGGCGGTGGCAGGACTGAAACACCGCTTTTTGAGCAAGGCGGAAGCGTTGCTGCACGGCGACATCCACAGCGGCTCAATCTTTGTTGCGGAAGGCAAGTTGAAGGCGATAGATGCCGAGTTTGGTTTCTATGGCCCGATCGGGTTTGACGTTGGTAGCGCCTTGGGCAATCTGTTGCTGAACTACTGCGGCCTGCCGGGGTTGTTAGGGCCGCGTGACGCCGCTGCCGGGCGAGAACAACGTCTGCAGGATGTGCGCGAACTCTGGCTGATTTTTGCCGATCGCTTCCTGGCGCTGTGTCACCAATACACTCGTGAGCCGGCGCTGGCGGTGCCGGGTTACGCCGAGCAGTTCCTGCAGCAGGTGTGGTCGGATGCAGTCGGTTACTGTGGCAGCGAACTGATTCGCCGCACTATTGGTCTGGCACACGTTGCCGATCTGGACAGTATTAGCGATGCCGAGATGCGTGCAGAATGCCAGCGCCACGCATTGAGTCTGGGCCGCGCGCTGATCGTTAATGCGTCGCAGATCGAACATATCGATGCGCTGCTGGCGCGGATCCGCCAAAACGGCTAG
- a CDS encoding Hok/Gef family protein: protein MQQERVVLRLMIICITLIALMWITRGSLCELRIKLGDTEVAAILAYEPER from the coding sequence ATGCAGCAGGAACGGGTCGTTCTTAGGCTGATGATTATCTGCATAACGCTTATCGCGTTGATGTGGATCACTCGCGGTTCACTGTGTGAATTGCGCATCAAACTGGGGGACACGGAGGTTGCAGCCATTTTGGCTTACGAACCCGAACGGTAA